In the genome of Corynebacterium glucuronolyticum DSM 44120, the window GCTGTGGCTTGCCCCACACCAGCTTCATCATCTGCATGAGAGCGTTTTCGATCGGCGGTGCGTCCTTTTCTACCTTCTTATTACGAAGGTCAAGGAGCGTCTCCACAATCGGGATGCGGACGGGGCAGACCTCGTTGCAGCGTCCGCACAGGCTAGACGCGTAGGGGAGGAATGCGTTCGGATCGTTGTGATCCTTGATGCCCGTCAGCTGTGGGGACAAAATGGCGCCGATGGGGCCCGGGTAGATGGAACCGTAGGCGTGGCCACCAATGCGTTCGTACACCGGGCACACGTTGAGGCAGGCAGAGCAGCGGATGCACTTGAGTGCCTCGCGGCCAGTCTCATTAGACAAAACGGCGGTGCGGCCGTTGTCGACGAGGACGATGTGGAAGTTCTCCGGGCCGTCGCCTTCGGTTACACCCGTCCACAGCGACGTGTAGGGGTTCATGCGCTCACCCGTGGAGCTACGGGGCAGGAGCTGCAGGAATACCTCGAGGTCCTGGAAAGTGGGGAGAATCTTCTCAATGCCCATCACTGAGATGAGGGTCTTCGGCAGGGTGAGGCACATACGGCCGTTGCCCTCGGACTCAACGATCGTGACGTGGCCGGTCTCGGCGATACCGAAGTTAGCGCCAGAAATGGCAACCTCTGCCTCCATGAACTGCTTACGCAGGAAGAGACGGCTCGCCTCTGCAAGCTCCGGCGGGTCGGAAGACAGCGTCTCATCAGTGGTCGGCATCTCTCGGACGAAGATGTCGCGAATCTCCGCGCGGTTGCGGTGAATGGCGGGCACCACGATGTGCGAAGGCTTGTCGTGTCCGAGCTGGACGATGAGCTCTGCGAGGTCAGTTTCGCGGGCGGCAATTCCGGCCTTCTTCAGGGCATCGTTCATGCCGATTTCCATGGTGGCCATGGACTTGATCTTCACTACCTTCTTGGCGCCGGTGTCTTTGACCAGGCCGGTAATGATCTCGTTGGCTTCTTCCGCGTTGCGGGCCCAGTGTACGTGTCCGCCGTTGGCGGTAACGGAGGCCTCGAACTGCTCCAGCAGCTCAGCCATGCGGGTTCCCACATCGCGTTTCGTTGCGGAGCCGGCATCGCGAAGAAGCTGCCAGTCATCGAGCTCGTCTACAACGCGCTGGCGCTTATTACGGATCGTCGTTGTGGCGTTGTGCAGGTTGCGGCGCTGGGTAACCTTGTACAGGTCTTCATGCGCCTTTTCGAGGAAGTTATGATCGCCACGCAGCGCACCGTTCTTATCTGGTGCGAACGGGGGCATCTTGGGTTTGCCAAGGAAGGTTGTCACAGCATTTTCTCCTTGTCGTACACAGCGGAGGTCGGGGTCCATGGGTGCTCCTTGGTGGAAGCGAGGATCTCGGCCATATGGACGGCGCGGATACCGGCGTGCTGGCGGGATAGCGTGCCACCGATGTTCCACAAGCAGCTTTGATCACCGCCGGTGACGTATTCGGCACCGGTCTCGCGGATGTGGCGGGTCTTGTCATTGACCATTGCTGCGGAAATCTCCGGGGCCTTCAGTGAGAAGGTTCCGCCGAAACCGCAGCACTCCTCAGCATTGGGGAGCTCGACGAGGTCGATTGCCTCCACGTTGCGCAGGAGCTGCAGTGGGCGCTCGCCGAGGCCAAGCATGCGCTTGCCGTGGCAGCTGGGGTGGTAGGTGACGCGGTGGGGGAAGAATGCACCCACGTTGTCCGTCTGTGCTACGTCGATGAGGAACTCGCTGAGATCCAGACTCTTTTTGGTGACCTTGCTTACGCCGTCGCGCAATGCGGCGGTGCCGTACTTCTCAGCAACCTGCGGGTGCTGAGAACGCACCGAGTGGATGCAGGAACCACTGGGGGCGACGACGTAATCAATGGATGGGTCGCTGAAGGCATCCACATAGTTCTCCACCATGGGGACGACTTCTTTGCGGTAACCGGTGTTGTAATGCATTTGGCCGCAGCAGGTCTGTTCCTCAGGGACAACTACCTCGTAGCCGAGGCGCGAGAGGATGACCGCCGTAGCTTTCAACACATCGGGGAACATTGCGTCCCCGATGCAGGTATTAAATAGAGCGACGCGCAATTGCAGCTCCTTACTCTTGCTAGCGAAACCGCTACTCCGGGCGCTCATCTCCCTGTGTAGGCGAATCGTCGACGGTACGTCAGACATCCGGAGTGCAGTGAATGTCACATCCGATTCTAGTGTGAAACTGGGCAAAAAATCATCTCAATATACCGCCTCACCAGCGGGAATTAGGAAACTAAAGCGTTGCGTAATTCGGTTTACTGCTGGTGGCTGGCTGTATTCATAGCGTCTGAGGTCAGTCCAATTTTCTATTCGTCAGACCAAAATGTGAAAAATCTCTCATTTTAGGCTCGAAAACTTTCACGTTACATTGGTGTGATGTTTAATAGGAGGTAAGGAAAAGTCGGAAAAACATCGCGCTATCGAAACGTCTGATGTTTGCTCTTACCCCCTAAATTTGCGTCATCCGGTGCTGCCAACCAGGTTGGACGCCATTGATCATGTACACCCGTTGAAACTTTTAACAAGGAGCGTGAAATGCAACACACCCTCTTCGCAGCGGGGGACTCTGTCGCCCACCTGGCGCAGACCTTCCAGGCCGATACACTGGCCGTGGCGAACAACACGTGGCTCACCGCGCTGGTCGGAACACTGCCGCTGGTTGCCTTCTTTATTTTCCTCATGACGCTGAAATGGAAAGCCCATACCTCGGCGATTGGTGCCGTCGTCGTCTCGCTGGTTCTAGCCATCTTCGTCTTTGGTATGCCGGTGTCCTACTCCATCGCCTCGTTGGGACAGGGCGTCGCCTTCGGTCTCTTCCCGGTGGTGTTCATCATCTGGATGGCCGTGTGGTTGTATGACCTCACCGTGTCATCGAATCGCTTCGAGGATCTCCGGTTGATTTTCTCCAAGATTGGTCGTGGGGATATGCGTGTGCAGGCCATGCTCATTGGTTTCTCCTTCGGTGGTCTTCTCGAGGCTCTCGCCGGATTCGGTGCTCCGGTTGCCATCGTGGCGGCGATGCTTTTGTCCCTCGGCATGAAGCCGATGAAGGCGATCATCACCACCCTCGTTGCCAACACCGCCCCTGTCGCCTTCGGTGCAATGGCAATTCCGGTTACCACGGCTGCGCTTTTGACCGGCCTGGATCAGCGTGAGGTCGCCGGCATGACGGGTCTCCTCATGGCGATGATCGCGATCATTGTTCCCTTCATTCTCACCTTCGTCATGGACGGTGTACGGGGCTTCAAGCAGGTCTGGCCGATGGCGCTCGTCCTCGGCGTGAGCTTCGGCGGTGGTCA includes:
- a CDS encoding LutB/LldF family L-lactate oxidation iron-sulfur protein, which gives rise to MTTFLGKPKMPPFAPDKNGALRGDHNFLEKAHEDLYKVTQRRNLHNATTTIRNKRQRVVDELDDWQLLRDAGSATKRDVGTRMAELLEQFEASVTANGGHVHWARNAEEANEIITGLVKDTGAKKVVKIKSMATMEIGMNDALKKAGIAARETDLAELIVQLGHDKPSHIVVPAIHRNRAEIRDIFVREMPTTDETLSSDPPELAEASRLFLRKQFMEAEVAISGANFGIAETGHVTIVESEGNGRMCLTLPKTLISVMGIEKILPTFQDLEVFLQLLPRSSTGERMNPYTSLWTGVTEGDGPENFHIVLVDNGRTAVLSNETGREALKCIRCSACLNVCPVYERIGGHAYGSIYPGPIGAILSPQLTGIKDHNDPNAFLPYASSLCGRCNEVCPVRIPIVETLLDLRNKKVEKDAPPIENALMQMMKLVWGKPQLWNAVTGVVSFGRILGGFDGKIKHLPSFLSGWTDMRDSAVPPKKSFREWFDTEEAQELLRSEREHGSKEESK
- a CDS encoding (Fe-S)-binding protein, producing MRVALFNTCIGDAMFPDVLKATAVILSRLGYEVVVPEEQTCCGQMHYNTGYRKEVVPMVENYVDAFSDPSIDYVVAPSGSCIHSVRSQHPQVAEKYGTAALRDGVSKVTKKSLDLSEFLIDVAQTDNVGAFFPHRVTYHPSCHGKRMLGLGERPLQLLRNVEAIDLVELPNAEECCGFGGTFSLKAPEISAAMVNDKTRHIRETGAEYVTGGDQSCLWNIGGTLSRQHAGIRAVHMAEILASTKEHPWTPTSAVYDKEKML